The stretch of DNA GTTGCTTGTGCATGGTCAGAGCTCTCCGCGCAGGCGCAAGGTGCAAATAAATGGGTCGGCGTCGCCCTCGCCTTCTTCCTCTCGGCAGCGTTCGCCATTGGAGCGCCAGGCAATCTGAACCTCGATGGCCGAGCCGTCGTTGGTTATGCATTCTTGGAGTTCCACCGAGCGGCATATGTAGAAATTGTTGCGTACGGCAATTGCCTCAGCTCCATCGCCATTGGCGCCAGGCATAAGTGCGCGCGCCTTCTCGCTCCAACATGCCATCTGTTCGGTAACGTCGGACACTTCCACGGCTTCTCCTGAGCACTCTCCGTCGGCTTGGAGTTTTTCTATCAGGTACTCATCACGTGCGCCGGGATTGGCGCGCATCGTTTCTAGGACTTCAGTTGCAAGCATGATTCCATTGTTGCGTGCTACCGAATCCGAGGTGAATTGAATGCCCCGACCCTGCATGGCCACCAGTGCAAGCATGCCTATGGTCAGAAGCACCAGAGTAACCAGCACTTCGATGAGGCTGAAGCCTCGGTTATGGAAGCGTTTTTTCATGGCTTGCAGTCCTGCAGATCAGTGCCGTCTGCATCCTTGCCCCGAGGCATCAGGCGTGTATTGCCGCTGGGTTGAACGGTAATCAGGTAGGCGAAAGCCGGGTTGTCGTCGCGGCATACGATGAAGCGTGCGGATTGGGCTGAGCCGTTCGCAGTAAAGGCAACTTCGATGGGGGGAGTCAGATCCGTGGAAATACTCGCGTGGTCCGGGTTGAAAGCCTCCTGGCGTAGCACGGTGTCGTCCTCGGCAGTGGCCACGAACCAGTCATTGGCAGTATTGCTCAGGCTGATGGAGGTGCGTCGCACCACGGCTTGTGAGCGGGCGAACTGCAGCAGGCTGTTGAGCGTCTGCGCTTGAGCTTCAATCTGATTGTTTGCGACCAGGCGGGCGAAGTTGGGCATTGCGATACCGGCTGCGATGGCCAGTAGGGCAAGTACGATCATCAGCTCGATCAGGGTGAATCCATGCATGTCGCTGCGGCGTGACATGGTGCGCTCCGTTTGAATTCTTGAGCGGATAATGATTCGGCTTGGGTGTTTTGTCCGTTATGCCGGGATAGCCGGTGCGTTTGTCGCGATGACCGGCTGTCGGCGCGATTATCAGGCTTGTGCGCGAGCTTCGGCGTGATCGGGGCCATGCTTTGATGTCTTGCCACTGTTTTATCAGGGTGTGCACAGCGAGGCTTTGCTTGCGTTGTCTGCCGCAGTGCCTTGCCGCAGCCGGCCCTGGCGGCTGAGGATGAGTTGCCAGGCGACTCGCTGTTTGTAGCACTGGTAGAAACGGCCATTGCTCCAAGGGCTGGTACCGTTTTCGTAGAACCGTATCCGCTGATCGCCGAAGCCACTCCAGCGTAACTCGTCGGCAGTGGATAACTGAGTTACATCGAGTACCTGTCCGGTCGTTTCCGTTTGGGTCAGCCAGCCGTTGCGCCAGTCGCTGATGCAGTTGGTTGTATCGCTGGTACCACAGATGAGAATTGTCTGGCGATGAAGTACCGCTTTCGCGCGGGCCTTTTGAATGGTGTTCTGGATATGGGTGAGCAGGGCCTGCTGGCGGCTACGAGCGATGAGGTCGGCCATCGCCGGGACAGCCATGGAGATGACGACGGTGAGGATCGATAGGGTAATCAGCAGCTCAATTAGCGTGAAGCCTTGATCTCGATTCGGCATGGTGCAAGTCCTTTTGCAAGTATGATTTTGCGCCGTCCTGGCGCAGCTATGGTTTTGTTCGTTTTCCGGCTCGTGTGATGCCCGCAGGCATTCCGGCAGGACCAGTTGTAAGTGCGGTTGCCTGCAAGTCAAGTAGCAGTGGTCGAAATTGTGAGTCAGGCTCGGGAGATAGCTGTGAACCAAGAAACTATCGTTATCGGCGGCGGAATCATAGGGCTGCTATCGGCTTTTTTCCTCGCAAGGTCGGAGCAGGAAGTCGTCCTGCTAGAGTCAGGCGAAACGGGCACCGAAGCCTCCTGGGCCGGGGGCGGAATCGTTTCTCCTCTCTATCCTTGGCGTTACAGCCCGGCGATTACAGCACTGGCACATTGGTCGCAGGATTTTTATCCGCAGTTGGGCGAGCGCTTGCGAGAGCAAACCAGTGTCGATCCGGAGGTTTACGAAACGGGATTGTACTGGCTGGATCTTGAGGACGAAGAGCAGGCCCTAGCGTGGGCGGAACGAGAAGAGCGGCCGATTCGTCGGGTCAACATCGAGGCGGTGCATACCGCAGTGCCGTCACTGGGCGACAGTTTCTCTCGTGCGATCTATCTACCGGGCGTGGCTAACGTACGAAACCCGCGCTTGTTGCAGGCGCTTCGTGCCGCGCTGGCCAAGATGCCGAACGTTAGGATCTTGGAGCATTGCGCTGTGACAGGCTTCGTTCGTGATGGGCAGCGGGTTGTCGGCGTGCAAACGTCGCAGGGCGAGATGCGCGCGGATCAAGTCGTACTGGCCGCGGGCGCCTGGAGTGGCAAGTTGCTAGCGACCCTCGGACTCGAGCTGCCCGTAAAGCCCATGAAGGGCCAGATGATTCTGTTTAAATGTGCAGAGGATTTCCTGCCGAGTATGGTGCTGGCCAAGCGGCGCTATGCGATCCCACGGCGCGATGGCCATATTCTTGTGGGTAGTACCCTTGAGGACGTTGGTTTCGACAAGACCCCAACCAACGATGCGCTGGAAAGCCTGAGATCGACCGCCGCCGAGTTGCTGCCCGCCCTAGCCAATGCCGAGGTGGTCAAGCACTGGGCGGGGCTGCGGCCCGCCTCGCCGGAAGGCATCCCCTACATTGGCCCGGTGCCTGGTCATGACGGGCTCTGGTTGAATTGTGGCCATTTCCGTAACGGCCTGGTGCTGGCCCCCGCG from Pseudomonas sp. DNDY-54 encodes:
- the pilV gene encoding type IV pilus modification protein PilV, with translation MKKRFHNRGFSLIEVLVTLVLLTIGMLALVAMQGRGIQFTSDSVARNNGIMLATEVLETMRANPGARDEYLIEKLQADGECSGEAVEVSDVTEQMACWSEKARALMPGANGDGAEAIAVRNNFYICRSVELQECITNDGSAIEVQIAWRSNGERCREEEGEGDADPFICTLRLRGEL
- the thiO gene encoding glycine oxidase ThiO is translated as MNQETIVIGGGIIGLLSAFFLARSEQEVVLLESGETGTEASWAGGGIVSPLYPWRYSPAITALAHWSQDFYPQLGERLREQTSVDPEVYETGLYWLDLEDEEQALAWAEREERPIRRVNIEAVHTAVPSLGDSFSRAIYLPGVANVRNPRLLQALRAALAKMPNVRILEHCAVTGFVRDGQRVVGVQTSQGEMRADQVVLAAGAWSGKLLATLGLELPVKPMKGQMILFKCAEDFLPSMVLAKRRYAIPRRDGHILVGSTLEDVGFDKTPTNDALESLRSTAAELLPALANAEVVKHWAGLRPASPEGIPYIGPVPGHDGLWLNCGHFRNGLVLAPASCQLLTDLMTGQAPIIEPAPYAPARRL
- a CDS encoding GspH/FimT family protein, giving the protein MSRRSDMHGFTLIELMIVLALLAIAAGIAMPNFARLVANNQIEAQAQTLNSLLQFARSQAVVRRTSISLSNTANDWFVATAEDDTVLRQEAFNPDHASISTDLTPPIEVAFTANGSAQSARFIVCRDDNPAFAYLITVQPSGNTRLMPRGKDADGTDLQDCKP
- a CDS encoding GspH/FimT family pseudopilin encodes the protein MPNRDQGFTLIELLITLSILTVVISMAVPAMADLIARSRQQALLTHIQNTIQKARAKAVLHRQTILICGTSDTTNCISDWRNGWLTQTETTGQVLDVTQLSTADELRWSGFGDQRIRFYENGTSPWSNGRFYQCYKQRVAWQLILSRQGRLRQGTAADNASKASLCTP